The proteins below are encoded in one region of Festucalex cinctus isolate MCC-2025b chromosome 2, RoL_Fcin_1.0, whole genome shotgun sequence:
- the plekhn1 gene encoding uncharacterized protein plekhn1 isoform X1, giving the protein MGSGISCVPQHNFTFSSKSFIRRNSSRLFRKKNPQEGQEKSNSIINILCTVTPRKEMSPKDLQTIENIKWDPPFPYDPASGWKKSSINVKNYGRLIHSSKVRFRFVHCQDIHDCYLDLFQTHLHFVSNNTPGLTYQGTLPLKELTICNLQQNCNHSQPIEYAFQINGVSLNPIIVYCANQEEMDRWFGLLKENIEANGGNAIAPENYTRVKQKQEKTPAGREELRNSINKEPIYEWEGSQRDSLGPITYVTKVRLQHLPCQQQSDRLLVMYTSTMIILAEEEHGLFYKGKLPLNMITVTTPCQDVKPNTFMIEGKLINPIVVSCLDRSEFCDWIQHFKAADVPVLSPPPPVYDIIYTPTHREAPQFDRWSGNSQGYPESLKFSQSGRGSHSRQFPTHEDNPLSPGYSEPLCYSRPSSTETGRLGSRTSSFSSHTKPERDSRPLPLRYSSPQRSSYFQPGESSAAMPQLYSLPYAGPHRIEKGLLVKSNSWNTSQTSLGYSLNGPQRHSDMCAPRQPLSPLYDVPCSPEMFTLDEAGPLEGWQEPIHPYHHQQSSCGPPSSFKLCTPPMGRHSQRSLVMTNSQGHAPGLETENPQSQVVERAEAVSRLKLLTAPSKRQEQAHIRANCGINASQMYDYSADLHSYLKPTEPDDQEIDYDNIWEYDRDTGMIQLTSGIPTHWTGLNNGTRGLGAVATEQRWS; this is encoded by the exons CAGTCGCCTGTTTCGCAAGAAGAACCCCCAAGAGGGCCAGGAGAAGTCCAACAGCATCATCAATATCCTCTGCACTGTCACCCCGAGGAAG GAAATGTCCCCAAAAGACCTGCAAACCATCGAGAACATCAAATGGGATCCTCCATTCCCGTATGACCCGGCCAGCGGCTGGAAGAAGAGCAGCATCAACGTGAAGAATTACGGGCGGCTGATTCACAGCTCCAAAGTTCGTTTCCGCTTTGTGCACTGCCAG GATATACACGATTGCTACCTAGATCTTTTCCAGACACACCTTCACTTTGTGTCCAACAACACCCCTGGACTGACATACCAG GGAACTCTTCCACTGAAAGAGCTCACTATCTGCAACCTGCAACAGAACTGCAACCACAGCCAACCGATAGAATACGCTTTTCAAATAAATG GTGTCAGCCTTAACCCCATCATCGTCTACTGTGCCAACCAAGAAGAAATGGACCGATGGTTTGGCCTTCTTAAAGAAAATATTGAAGCTAACGGCGGCAACGCAATTGCACCAGAAAACTACACCAGAGTCAAA CAAAAGCAGGAGAAGACTCCTGCAGGCAGAGAGGAGCTAAGGAACTCCATCAACAAAGAGCCCATCTATGAGTGGGAAGGCTCGCAGCGGGACAGCCTGGGCCCCATTACCTACGTCACCAAAGTTCGACTGCAACACCTGCCATGTCAG cAACAAAGTGACAGACTACTTGTGATGTACACGTCAACAATGATCATCTTAGCAGAAGAGGAACATGGCCTCTTCTATAAG GGGAAGCTTCCACTCAACATGATCACAGTGACCACACCTTGCCAAGATGTCAAGCCCAACACCTTTATGATTGAAG GGAAGCTCATCAACCCCATAGTGGTGTCCTGTCTGGATAGGAGCGAGTTCTGCGACTGGATCCAACATTTTAAAGCTGCTGACGTGCCCGTTCTCAGCCCACCGCCCCCGGTCTATGACATCATCTACACACCAACGCACAGGGAG GCACCACAGTTTGACAGGTGGAGTGGAAACAGTCAAGGCTACCCCGAGTCCCTCAAGTTCAGTCAGAGTGGACGTGGGTCCCACAGCCGTCAGTTCCCCACTCATGAAGACAACCCACTCTCACCAGGATACTCGGAACCTCTCTGT TACAGCCGTCCCTCCTCAACCGAGACCGGCCGTCTGGGAAGCAGGACCAGCAGCTTCTCTTCCCACACCAAACCCGAACGCGACTCGCGACCTTTACCGCTGCGCTACTCGTCCCCCCAGCGTAGCTCCTACTTTCAGCCTGGAGAGAGCTCTGCAGCCATGCCACAGCTGTACAGCTTGCCATACGCTGGCCCGCATCGCATCGAGAAAGGCCTGCTTGTCAAG TCAAACAGCTGGAACACATCTCAGACGTCTCTTGGCTACTCCTTGAATGGCCCACAGCGACACTCAGACATGTGCGCTCCTCGCCAGCCTTTGTCTCCCCTCTATGATGTGCCCTGTAGCCCCGAAATGTTCACCTTGGATGAAGCCGGTCCCCTG GAGGGCTGGCAAGAGCCCATTCATCCATACCATCACCAGCAAAGCTCTTGTGGCCCACCCTCTTCATTCAAGCTCTGCACGCCACCAATGGGCAGACACAGCCAAAGAAGCCTGGTCATGACCAACTCGCAGGGACATGCTCCGGGTCTGGAGACGGAGAACCCTCAGAGTCAAGTGGTGGAGAGAGCCGAGGCCGTGTCTCGGCTCAAGCTTCTGACTGCACCCTCAAAAAGACAAGAGCAG GCACACATCCGGGCCAACTGTGGGATCAACGCGTCTCAGATGTACGATTACTCAGCAG ATCTTCATTCATACCTCAAACCCACAGAACCAGATGACCAGGAAATAGACTATGACAACATTTGGGAGTATGATCGCGACACTGGAATGATTCAGCTAACGTCTGGAATTCCGACACACTGGACGGGATTAAACAACGGGACCAGGGGCCTTGGTGCCGTGGCAACGGAGCAGAGATGGTCATAA
- the plekhn1 gene encoding uncharacterized protein plekhn1 isoform X2, producing MSPKDLQTIENIKWDPPFPYDPASGWKKSSINVKNYGRLIHSSKVRFRFVHCQDIHDCYLDLFQTHLHFVSNNTPGLTYQGTLPLKELTICNLQQNCNHSQPIEYAFQINGVSLNPIIVYCANQEEMDRWFGLLKENIEANGGNAIAPENYTRVKQKQEKTPAGREELRNSINKEPIYEWEGSQRDSLGPITYVTKVRLQHLPCQQQSDRLLVMYTSTMIILAEEEHGLFYKGKLPLNMITVTTPCQDVKPNTFMIEGKLINPIVVSCLDRSEFCDWIQHFKAADVPVLSPPPPVYDIIYTPTHREAPQFDRWSGNSQGYPESLKFSQSGRGSHSRQFPTHEDNPLSPGYSEPLCYSRPSSTETGRLGSRTSSFSSHTKPERDSRPLPLRYSSPQRSSYFQPGESSAAMPQLYSLPYAGPHRIEKGLLVKSNSWNTSQTSLGYSLNGPQRHSDMCAPRQPLSPLYDVPCSPEMFTLDEAGPLEGWQEPIHPYHHQQSSCGPPSSFKLCTPPMGRHSQRSLVMTNSQGHAPGLETENPQSQVVERAEAVSRLKLLTAPSKRQEQAHIRANCGINASQMYDYSADLHSYLKPTEPDDQEIDYDNIWEYDRDTGMIQLTSGIPTHWTGLNNGTRGLGAVATEQRWS from the exons ATGTCCCCAAAAGACCTGCAAACCATCGAGAACATCAAATGGGATCCTCCATTCCCGTATGACCCGGCCAGCGGCTGGAAGAAGAGCAGCATCAACGTGAAGAATTACGGGCGGCTGATTCACAGCTCCAAAGTTCGTTTCCGCTTTGTGCACTGCCAG GATATACACGATTGCTACCTAGATCTTTTCCAGACACACCTTCACTTTGTGTCCAACAACACCCCTGGACTGACATACCAG GGAACTCTTCCACTGAAAGAGCTCACTATCTGCAACCTGCAACAGAACTGCAACCACAGCCAACCGATAGAATACGCTTTTCAAATAAATG GTGTCAGCCTTAACCCCATCATCGTCTACTGTGCCAACCAAGAAGAAATGGACCGATGGTTTGGCCTTCTTAAAGAAAATATTGAAGCTAACGGCGGCAACGCAATTGCACCAGAAAACTACACCAGAGTCAAA CAAAAGCAGGAGAAGACTCCTGCAGGCAGAGAGGAGCTAAGGAACTCCATCAACAAAGAGCCCATCTATGAGTGGGAAGGCTCGCAGCGGGACAGCCTGGGCCCCATTACCTACGTCACCAAAGTTCGACTGCAACACCTGCCATGTCAG cAACAAAGTGACAGACTACTTGTGATGTACACGTCAACAATGATCATCTTAGCAGAAGAGGAACATGGCCTCTTCTATAAG GGGAAGCTTCCACTCAACATGATCACAGTGACCACACCTTGCCAAGATGTCAAGCCCAACACCTTTATGATTGAAG GGAAGCTCATCAACCCCATAGTGGTGTCCTGTCTGGATAGGAGCGAGTTCTGCGACTGGATCCAACATTTTAAAGCTGCTGACGTGCCCGTTCTCAGCCCACCGCCCCCGGTCTATGACATCATCTACACACCAACGCACAGGGAG GCACCACAGTTTGACAGGTGGAGTGGAAACAGTCAAGGCTACCCCGAGTCCCTCAAGTTCAGTCAGAGTGGACGTGGGTCCCACAGCCGTCAGTTCCCCACTCATGAAGACAACCCACTCTCACCAGGATACTCGGAACCTCTCTGT TACAGCCGTCCCTCCTCAACCGAGACCGGCCGTCTGGGAAGCAGGACCAGCAGCTTCTCTTCCCACACCAAACCCGAACGCGACTCGCGACCTTTACCGCTGCGCTACTCGTCCCCCCAGCGTAGCTCCTACTTTCAGCCTGGAGAGAGCTCTGCAGCCATGCCACAGCTGTACAGCTTGCCATACGCTGGCCCGCATCGCATCGAGAAAGGCCTGCTTGTCAAG TCAAACAGCTGGAACACATCTCAGACGTCTCTTGGCTACTCCTTGAATGGCCCACAGCGACACTCAGACATGTGCGCTCCTCGCCAGCCTTTGTCTCCCCTCTATGATGTGCCCTGTAGCCCCGAAATGTTCACCTTGGATGAAGCCGGTCCCCTG GAGGGCTGGCAAGAGCCCATTCATCCATACCATCACCAGCAAAGCTCTTGTGGCCCACCCTCTTCATTCAAGCTCTGCACGCCACCAATGGGCAGACACAGCCAAAGAAGCCTGGTCATGACCAACTCGCAGGGACATGCTCCGGGTCTGGAGACGGAGAACCCTCAGAGTCAAGTGGTGGAGAGAGCCGAGGCCGTGTCTCGGCTCAAGCTTCTGACTGCACCCTCAAAAAGACAAGAGCAG GCACACATCCGGGCCAACTGTGGGATCAACGCGTCTCAGATGTACGATTACTCAGCAG ATCTTCATTCATACCTCAAACCCACAGAACCAGATGACCAGGAAATAGACTATGACAACATTTGGGAGTATGATCGCGACACTGGAATGATTCAGCTAACGTCTGGAATTCCGACACACTGGACGGGATTAAACAACGGGACCAGGGGCCTTGGTGCCGTGGCAACGGAGCAGAGATGGTCATAA